GAGGGAGGGCAGGCGCTGCGCGGTGCCGGGGGCGGCGAAGAGCAGGACGCGGCCGCGGTGCGCGGCGACGGGGCCGGAGCCCGGACCCTCCTCCCATAACCGGTCGAGCATCCGCCGGCCGAACACGGCCGGGACGCTGACCACGTCGAACGCGGAGCCGCAGGGGAGGACGGCGGGCGCGTCGGGCCGGCTGCGCCAGTGGGTGAGGGCGCTTCGCGGATACGTTTCGGCGGAGGCGAGCCAGGCGGCTCCCTCGGCGGTGACGTCGTCGCAGGAGTCGTGGGCGGGCCCGGTGGGGGACGGGGCGCCGGAGGGGGAGGGTGCGGTGTGGAGGGATGCACTGCTCATGGCAGGTACGTCTACCGGTAGTGAGGGTTCCATTTCGTCGGGTTACCGGAAACGGGGACAGCGGGGGGTGGAATCGGGTACCTTGCCCCCTTGGCATATGCCAGGAGGCACCCCCGGCGCCCTTCCCCTACGGGCGCTCGACACCGCCCCGCAGCAGGTCCCGGCCGAACTCGACCATCTTCTTCGCGTAGTCCTCGGTCCACTCCGCGCGCTCCGCGATCAGCGCGGGCGTCAGCCGGTCGAAGCGGCGGGGGTCGGCGAGCTGGGCGGCCGCGATGGCCTGGAACTCGACGGACCGGTCCGTGGCGGCACGGAACGCGTGCGTCAGCTCGGTGGCACGGGCGAGCAGCTCACGCGGGTCCTCTATCGACTCCAGGTCGAAGAAGTGCTCCGGGTCGGCGCCGGCCTCGGCGGGTTCGAAGAGCAGCGGCGCGGGGCGCATCCGCTGTCCGGTCCGGGGCCGCGGTTCGGGCTCCGCCATGGTGTGTTCCTCCTCGCGCAGTGACGCCGTCCTCGCGGCGTTGCAGACCGCCTCCCATTGTCCCTTGCCGCACAAGTGGGCCACTGGAGTCGCTCCCAAAGGGGCGCGGACGCGTCTGCGGCTGGGACGTGGCTGGTCGCGCAGTTCCCCGCGCCCCTGAAAGACCCCCCGCCCCCGCGCCGCTGACCGGACCGCCGGGGGCGCCCCGTCAGGGGCGCGGGGAACTGCGCGCTCAGCCACACACGAGCCGCGGGTGGAGGCCTAGGCGGGCCGCCAGGCCACCCGGTGTTCCGACAAGCGGGACAGGACCGCGTGGTTCGCCTCCCAGCCGTCGGGGAACTTGACCGTGACGCCGAGTTGCACCGGCTCCGTCGACGGGTGGTCGTCCAGCAACGCGCTGACGCCCGCGCGGCAGACCACGATGCAGGCGTGGCGGTGCCGGGACGCCAGGACGCAGAGGCGACCCGTCTCCAGGTGGAACGCCGTCGCGTCGGGGCGGCCCGAGAGCGGGTGCAGGACGACCGTCACGTCGTACTCGCGGCCCTGGAGCCGGTTGGCCGTGTCCACCGTGACGTCCGGGACGCCCAGGTCCGCCAGTGCCGCCCGGACCGCCGCCGCCTGGTCGCGGTGGGCTGTGCCGACCGCGATGCGGTCCGCGGTGAGGGGCGTGGGGTCCGGGCCGCGCTCCGATGTCGCCGCGCCGCCCCGGTCCAGGAGGCGCCGGACGACCTGGGCCAGCGCCCGCACGGCTTCCGGGTCCGTGCGCGGTGTGTTGCGGGCCGGGAGCTCCAGCAGGCCCCAGCCGGACTCCGCTGCCTCGTCGATCACCCGGTCGGGGCCCGAACCGTCCGACTCGACCGCGAAGCGCAGCGACCGGTCCCCGTGGCCCGTGCCGCTGCGGAACGGCGTGTACGGGTAGAACGCGTCCGAGACCAGGGGCGCGGCCGACGCGGGCAGCCGCCAGGACACCGGCAGGCGGTGCTGCGGCAGCTCGGGGTTGTGGGCGAGGAGCGTGGCCACCGCGGAGGCCGAAGGATCGTACGAAAGTCCCGCCCACTGCTCCGCGCCGACGATCGAGAACGGGTCCAACTGCCCCGGGTCGCCCACGAACAGCGCCCGCTCGAAGAGCCCCGCCACGGCGAGCAGCGCGTCCGACCGCATCTGGTACGCCTCGTCGACGATCGCGTGCCCCCACGGCGCGTCGAGCTGGTCGACCTTGACGTGCGCCCACTTCGCGGCCGTCGAGATGACGACGTCCAGGCCGGCGAGGTCGCCCGCCTTCGTCGACTTGCGGACGTTCGCGAGGGCGTCGAGCGCCTTGTCGTAGGGATCGGGGTCGCTGCTGTGCAGCCGGCCCACGGGAAGCTCGGGGTCCTTCTCGGCGAGCCGCAGGACGAGGTCGTCCACCTGCGCGTTCGTCTGCGCGATGACCATCAGCGGGCGGCCCGCCGCGGCCAGTTCACGGGCCGCGCGGACCACGAGCGTCGACTTGCCCGCGCCGGGCGGCGAGTCGACCACGACGCCGCGGTGCGTGCCGTGCAGCGTGTCGTGGAGGATCGCCTCCGTGGCGCGCGCGGCCTCGGCGCCGGGGTCGAAGGAGGCGCCCGCGGGCGGGGCGAGCTGCATCACAGGGTGTCCTCCGCGGTCACGGGGTCGGGGCTCTCTGCGGTGGCCGCGTTGTCGGCGGGTGGCCCGCCGTGCGTCCACGGCGTCTCCTCGGGGTCGGGCAGCTTGGGACCGCCGCGCTGTTCGTGCTCGAACAGCGTCCAGCAGATCCGGTCGCCCTTGCCGGGCACGGACCCCGGCTCGGGCTCCTTGCCGCGGCCCATCTTGTCGGTGATCCGCAGCACGACGGTGTCCTTGCCGACGCCCCCGTCCTCGCTCTCGCTCTCGTACGCCACGAACTCCGCGGTCTGCGGCTTGCCGCCCAGCGCGCGGTAGACCTTCGTGCGCTCGCCGAGGTGCGGGTGGTCGTCGGTGCGGACGGTGACGAGCGGGCGCGGCCGCGGGCTCTTCGCCTCGCTGTACGCCATGACGACCTCCGTCACCTCGCCGACGAAGGCCTCTCCCGCGAGACGGCGGCCCGCCATCACCAGGGGGTCGTCGAGGGCCTCCTGGGCGTCCAGGCGGGCCTGTTCGCGCTCGCGCGTGGCCAGCTTGTTGGCGGCGGTGACCGCGTCGTCGACGCGCGGCTGAGGCGGCTCGCCCGCCGTGACGCGGTCGCGGTGGCCGGTGAACGACCACCGGTCGCGGGTCCACCGGTCGGCGGCGTGCGGGGCCTCGGGGAGCGTGCACAGGGCGTCGAGGCCACGCCACACCGCGTCCCAGGTGGGGCGGGTCCTGCTCTCGATCAGGGCGTGGATCTCCCGCTCGGCGGCGGTCAGCAGGGCCAGCCGTTCGTCGGCCTGCACACCGTCCTCGGCGGCGGCGAGGGCGCTGCGCGCGCGGTCGTACCGCTCCATGGCCGGGGCCAGCAGGTCGTTGTCGAACGCCGGGTCCGTCGCCGGGCCCGCGGGCGGGCACAGCAGCTGCCCGGACCCGTCGCGGGCCAGCTCGGCGCGGAGCGCGGCCTCGGCGCCCGAGGTGCCCTCCGGGGCCTCGATCCAGGCGAGCAGGGCGCCCAGGTGCTGGTCCTCCAGGCTGGACTGGCCCGTCGCCCAGTGCCGGGACAGCAGCTCGGTCATGGCGGTGAGCAGCGACGACCCGGGGACGCGGGCGCGCTCGCCGAAGTGCGTCAGCCAGCGGCCGAGGAGGGGGACGCGGGGCGGCGCGGGGTGGGGCGCCTCCGGGTCCTGCTCCGCGGTGCGGCGAAAGCGCGTGGAGCGGCCGAGGAGCCGGACGAAGTCGATGCCAGCGCGGCTCGGCACGACCAGCTGCGGGGCGTCCGCGCAGAGCTCGACCTCGACCTTGACGCGCTTGCCCGTCTCCGGGTCGGTCTCGTTGCGCTCGGCGGCCTCGACGTCATCCCCGTACCCCTCGACGTACGGAAGGACGATCTCGGCGAGCTGCGCGAGGAACGCGAAGCGCAGGTCGCGGTCGCGGGGCTGGGGCACGACGAGGAGCCGCGGCGAGGTCCGCTCCGTCCCGACCAGCGCGCCGAGCGGCGCGCCCGCCTCACCGGCGGTGATCAGCGGGACCAGCACCAGGGGGCGCTGCGAGAGGTGCCGGTGCCGCACGGTCGCCCGCGGCTGGGCGCGGCCCGTGGTGACCGCCTCAAGACGGGCGAGGTTGTCGATCAGCGACACGGTTGTCCCTCTCTCGTCAGCGGATGGTGCAGGCCCATCCTGCCGCCGCACTGCCGACCCTCCCGGCCAGGCCGCCCGTGCCGCGAGGCCGCGGAGGCCGGGCTCAGCACGGCCCACCGCCCGAGGCGGCCACGCCCGACAGGGCCTCCCGGCGCAGTCCCGCCGCCCTGCGCAGCGTGGCCACCGCCGGGTCGTCCGGGTCGCCCGCCTCGCCGCGCGCGGCCGCAAGGACGTCGCCGATGGACGTCAGACCGCCGAGCTCGCCGCGGATCGCGCGGCCCAGGGACGTCACCTCGCCCTCCTGGCGGGCCCGCGCCCGGCAGTGGAAGGCCAGCTCGCAGGCGGCCAGGCACTCGGGGGCGTACGTCGCGGGGACCGACTCGACCGCCGCCGTCAGCTCCGCCGCGGGGCGCCGCACGTCGAAGGTCGTGCCCTCCGGGAGCTCCGCCGCGATGTCCTCGACACGAGTGAGGCGGGCCAGCTGGCGGCGGGTCACCGACAGCTGCTTGCGGACGTCGACCGCGGACGCCGTCGGCAGGTTGGAGAAGTCCTTCGGGCAGACGAGCAGGACGTGATGGCGCACGGGGGGCGCCGGGTCCATGCGCGCGGCGACCTGCTCCAGCGCCAGCGCGTACACCGCGGACTGCCGCGCCGCCCCGCCGACCTTCGCCGCGTCCGCCGAGCCGTCGATCATCGGGAAGGACTTGATCTCGACGACGGTCCAGCCGCCGTCCGGATGGACCACCACCGCGTCCGGCTCCAGGAACGCGGGCGTTCCCGCGACGTCCAGCGCCAGCATCGGGTGGTCCAGGAGCGTCCAGCCGCCCGACGCGGTCGCCTCCCGCAGCGCGAGCGCGGTCCGCGCGGCACGCCCCTCGGGGCCCGCCGCCGACAGGTCGGGCACGGCGGCCTCGCCCGGCACCGGTTCGGGCCCGCCGCCCAGGCTGCCGTGCGTCAGGCGCAGCAGCTCGGCGCCGCCGTCGGCCTTGACCCGCGCCTCGAAGGCGTTGCCCCGCATGAACGCGAACTGGGACTGCCCGAAACCGGAGGGCGAGCCCAGCGACTCCGCGAGCGCCGTCTTGTCCACACCGGCGCCGTCCAGCAGCGCGCGCCGTCTGCACCCGGGGTTGGCCGCGAGCGCGGCCAGAGCACGGGCGTCCAGCGGCCGGGCCGGCAGGTCCGCGCCGCGCAGCTCAGTGAGCTGGTGCCGGAGCGCCGTCCCCCGAGACGTCGGCGGGTCGTCCTGCCTCTGCTGGGCGGGCACTCGACTCGGCGCCCTGGGGGGCACTCTGCTTGCGCTGTCGGGGAATTCGCTCACCTGTCGAAGTCTGGCATCCGGCACCGACAATCGAGGACTCTGTGGCGGACGAGGTGTCGGGGCTCCGCAGGAAGCGCGCCCGCAGGCGGTTCATCGCGGGCTCCGTGAGCCGCTGCACGGGACGCACGAGCAGCAGGCCGACACCCATCACGGCGGCGCCCGCGAGCGCGTCGAGGAAGTAGTGGTTGGCGGTGCCCATGACCACGATCGTGGTGATCAGCGGGTAGGCGACGGCGGCCACCTTGGTGAG
The window above is part of the Streptomyces venezuelae genome. Proteins encoded here:
- a CDS encoding AAA domain-containing protein, with the protein product MQLAPPAGASFDPGAEAARATEAILHDTLHGTHRGVVVDSPPGAGKSTLVVRAARELAAAGRPLMVIAQTNAQVDDLVLRLAEKDPELPVGRLHSSDPDPYDKALDALANVRKSTKAGDLAGLDVVISTAAKWAHVKVDQLDAPWGHAIVDEAYQMRSDALLAVAGLFERALFVGDPGQLDPFSIVGAEQWAGLSYDPSASAVATLLAHNPELPQHRLPVSWRLPASAAPLVSDAFYPYTPFRSGTGHGDRSLRFAVESDGSGPDRVIDEAAESGWGLLELPARNTPRTDPEAVRALAQVVRRLLDRGGAATSERGPDPTPLTADRIAVGTAHRDQAAAVRAALADLGVPDVTVDTANRLQGREYDVTVVLHPLSGRPDATAFHLETGRLCVLASRHRHACIVVCRAGVSALLDDHPSTEPVQLGVTVKFPDGWEANHAVLSRLSEHRVAWRPA
- a CDS encoding bifunctional DNA primase/polymerase, whose protein sequence is MSSASLHTAPSPSGAPSPTGPAHDSCDDVTAEGAAWLASAETYPRSALTHWRSRPDAPAVLPCGSAFDVVSVPAVFGRRMLDRLWEEGPGSGPVAAHRGRVLLFAAPGTAQRLPSLLEWEEWGGGTEVPSVLCHGTGDAVTVPPLSAPGPGGRLESRWLVAPGTRHPWLPGPEVILWACVRAARSAASSAVRISIFPGGDQSAKVYDVSRRR